In the genome of Planctomycetota bacterium, one region contains:
- the tdh gene encoding L-threonine 3-dehydrogenase, which yields MKALVKSKAQEGLWLEDVPTPKVGKNDVLIRILKTSVCGTDVHIWNWDAWAQKTIRVPTVIGHEFVGVVEGYGENVTDFKAGDLVSGEGHVVCGHCRNCLAGRRHLCPRTVGVGVNRDGAFAEYLSIPVTNVWACDPNIPLEVLSSFDPLGNATHTALSFDVMGEDVLITGAGPIGLMAAAIARHCAARHVVITDVNPYRLALAKKMGATLALDVTRDSIADAQKKLGMKEGFDVGMEMSGNPQAFRDMIANMCHGGKIAVLGILPNAAIDWSTVIWNSLTIKGIYGREMYETWYKMTMMIQCGLDITPVITHRFHYTEFEKAFEIARSGQSGKVVLTWSER from the coding sequence CTCTGGCTGGAGGACGTCCCGACCCCCAAGGTCGGCAAGAACGACGTCCTGATCCGCATCCTCAAGACCAGCGTGTGCGGCACCGATGTACACATCTGGAACTGGGACGCCTGGGCGCAGAAGACGATTCGCGTGCCCACGGTGATCGGCCACGAGTTCGTCGGCGTGGTCGAGGGATACGGCGAAAACGTCACCGACTTCAAGGCCGGCGACCTCGTGAGCGGCGAGGGCCACGTGGTGTGCGGCCACTGCCGCAACTGCCTCGCCGGGCGGCGCCACCTGTGCCCGCGAACGGTCGGCGTCGGCGTCAACCGCGACGGCGCCTTCGCCGAGTACCTCTCCATCCCCGTCACCAACGTCTGGGCGTGCGACCCCAACATCCCGCTCGAGGTCCTCAGCTCGTTCGACCCCCTCGGCAATGCCACGCACACGGCCCTCTCGTTCGACGTGATGGGCGAGGACGTGTTGATCACGGGCGCCGGCCCCATCGGCCTCATGGCCGCCGCCATCGCCCGGCACTGCGCCGCCCGCCACGTCGTCATCACCGACGTCAACCCCTACCGCCTCGCCCTCGCGAAGAAGATGGGCGCGACCCTGGCGCTGGACGTGACCAGAGACTCCATCGCCGATGCGCAGAAGAAGCTGGGGATGAAAGAGGGCTTCGACGTCGGCATGGAGATGTCCGGCAATCCCCAGGCCTTCCGCGACATGATCGCCAACATGTGCCACGGCGGCAAGATCGCCGTGCTCGGCATCCTGCCCAATGCGGCCATTGACTGGTCCACCGTCATCTGGAACAGCCTCACGATCAAGGGCATCTACGGCCGCGAGATGTACGAGACCTGGTACAAGATGACCATGATGATCCAGTGCGGACTCGACATCACGCCCGTCATCACCCATCGGTTCCACTACACCGAGTTCGAGAAGGCGTTCGAGATTGCGCGCTCCGGCCAGAGCGGCAAAGTCGTGCTCACCTGGAGCGAACGCTGA